One stretch of Oceanimonas pelagia DNA includes these proteins:
- a CDS encoding LysR family transcriptional regulator produces the protein METKWLHDFIALSEQGSFSRAAESRFVTQPAFSRRIRSLENWLGVALVCRNRYPLALTPAGEAFLEQARQLLAQIYGIRSQLRLSQQQTPGLSLITQPALAVTFFPAWLHRLRPALGEGLVRLNTGHYHEAMEQFLAGAVDFLLCFAESDGAEALQRPDVERLQVGQDRLVLVSATDERGAARFRLDDDRPLPLLLYPADAFLGALIQRQCLPELGERPWLPVCENALGEGLKAQLLQGEGAAFLPESLVRDELASHRVVALSGVRTLELNIELCRLGEPRSTLAGRFWQQSRLQAGG, from the coding sequence ATGGAAACCAAATGGCTGCATGATTTTATCGCGTTGAGTGAGCAGGGCAGCTTTTCCCGGGCGGCGGAAAGCCGCTTTGTCACCCAGCCCGCCTTCAGCCGGCGCATTCGCTCGCTGGAAAACTGGCTGGGGGTGGCACTGGTGTGCCGCAACCGCTATCCGCTGGCACTGACTCCGGCGGGCGAGGCCTTTCTGGAACAGGCCCGCCAGTTGCTGGCCCAGATCTACGGCATACGCAGCCAGCTGCGCCTGAGCCAGCAGCAGACCCCGGGCCTGAGCCTGATCACCCAGCCGGCGCTGGCGGTGACCTTTTTTCCCGCCTGGCTGCACCGGCTGCGTCCGGCCCTGGGCGAGGGCCTGGTGCGGCTGAACACCGGTCATTACCACGAGGCCATGGAGCAGTTTCTGGCCGGAGCGGTGGACTTTCTGCTGTGCTTTGCCGAGTCTGACGGCGCCGAGGCGCTGCAGCGCCCGGACGTGGAGCGGCTGCAAGTGGGCCAGGACCGGCTGGTGCTGGTAAGCGCCACCGACGAGCGGGGCGCGGCCCGGTTTCGGCTGGATGACGACCGGCCCCTGCCGCTGTTGCTGTACCCCGCTGATGCCTTTCTCGGTGCCCTGATCCAGCGCCAGTGTCTGCCGGAGCTGGGGGAGCGCCCCTGGCTGCCGGTGTGTGAAAATGCCCTGGGCGAGGGGCTCAAGGCCCAGTTGCTGCAGGGGGAAGGCGCGGCCTTTCTGCCCGAAAGCCTGGTGCGTGACGAGCTGGCAAGCCATCGGGTGGTGGCACTTTCCGGGGTGCGCACCCTGGAGCTCAACATCGAGCTGTGCCGGCTGGGCGAACCCCGTTCAACGCTCGCCGGGCGCTTCTGGCAGCAAAGCCGTTTACAGGCCGGCGGCTGA
- the pdxR gene encoding MocR-like pyridoxine biosynthesis transcription factor PdxR → MFQLFHLSTEKNTSLQQQLREQIAAAILNGNIPLDTPLPSSRKLAKQLSIARNTVVLAYEHLLDDGYLLAKERSGYFVNPEILSKRPELPAEKAPVTEGTPPDWRRKLKLHPSEQHNISKPRDWQKYPYSFIYGQFDPTLFPSNNWRECCRDAVSIPAIRDWASDSFDNDDPLLIEQIRTRLLPRRGVWASAEQILVTVGAQQALYLLAKLLLDKDSTIGIEDPGYVDIRNIATMNPARVRPLPVDEQGLVIDDRLAGCDLVYTTPSHQCPTTVTMPLERRFALLEQASAQDFLIIEDDYESETNFKANPTPALKSLDRNDRVLYVGSLSKTLAPGLRLGYLVGPAELIREARALRRLMLRHPAANNQRSVALFLERGYHDALIMNLAKAYEARWQEMGAALDELLPSSSRQPGFGGSCYWVRGPEGLDSRILRKEAADRGILIEPGDIHFFGDEVPLNYFRLGYSSIAAERIRPGIEALVALIRDMT, encoded by the coding sequence ATGTTTCAGTTGTTCCACCTTTCCACCGAAAAAAACACCAGCCTGCAACAACAGCTGCGCGAGCAGATCGCCGCCGCCATTCTCAATGGCAACATTCCCCTTGACACCCCGCTGCCGTCCAGCCGCAAGCTGGCCAAGCAGCTCAGCATTGCCCGCAATACCGTGGTGCTGGCCTATGAGCACCTGCTCGACGACGGCTACCTGCTGGCCAAAGAGCGCAGCGGCTATTTCGTCAATCCGGAGATTCTGTCAAAGCGCCCCGAGCTGCCGGCGGAAAAGGCACCGGTTACCGAGGGCACGCCGCCGGACTGGCGCCGCAAGCTCAAGCTGCACCCCAGCGAGCAACACAACATCAGCAAGCCCAGAGACTGGCAGAAGTACCCCTATTCCTTTATCTACGGCCAGTTCGATCCCACCCTGTTTCCCAGCAACAACTGGCGCGAGTGCTGCCGCGATGCGGTGAGCATTCCGGCCATTCGCGACTGGGCGTCCGACAGTTTTGACAACGACGACCCCTTGCTGATCGAGCAGATCCGCACCCGGCTGTTGCCCCGGCGCGGCGTCTGGGCATCGGCGGAGCAGATCCTGGTCACCGTGGGCGCCCAGCAGGCGCTGTATCTGCTGGCCAAGCTGCTGCTCGACAAGGACAGCACCATCGGTATTGAGGATCCGGGCTACGTCGACATTCGCAATATCGCCACCATGAACCCGGCCCGGGTACGGCCGCTGCCGGTGGATGAGCAGGGGCTGGTCATCGATGACAGACTGGCCGGCTGTGACCTGGTGTACACCACCCCCAGCCACCAGTGTCCGACCACGGTGACCATGCCCCTGGAGCGGCGCTTTGCCCTGCTGGAGCAGGCCAGCGCGCAGGATTTCCTGATCATCGAGGATGACTACGAGAGCGAGACCAACTTCAAGGCCAACCCCACACCGGCACTGAAGAGCCTGGATCGCAATGATCGGGTGCTCTATGTGGGCAGCCTGTCCAAGACGCTGGCGCCGGGGCTGCGGCTGGGTTACCTGGTGGGGCCGGCGGAGCTGATCCGCGAGGCCCGGGCCCTGCGCCGGTTGATGCTGCGCCACCCGGCCGCCAACAACCAGCGCTCGGTGGCGCTGTTTCTGGAGCGGGGCTACCACGATGCCCTGATCATGAATCTGGCCAAGGCCTATGAGGCACGCTGGCAGGAAATGGGCGCGGCGCTGGATGAATTGCTGCCCAGCTCCAGCCGCCAGCCCGGTTTTGGCGGCTCCTGTTACTGGGTGCGGGGGCCGGAAGGCCTCGACAGTCGCATTTTGCGCAAGGAGGCGGCGGATCGGGGCATATTGATCGAGCCCGGGGATATTCATTTCTTCGGCGATGAAGTGCCGCTTAACTATTTCCGGCTGGGCTATTCCTCCATCGCCGCCGAGCGCATTCGCCCCGGCATTGAAGCCCTGGTGGCGCTGATCCGGGATATGACCTGA
- a CDS encoding YeiH family protein: MAADTHSPVMGLLHRLDGTRKRYFPGICVAATIGIAASFLSQHYGAPAMLMALLLGLAFNFLSHETQCAPGLELSAKTVLRLGVALLGLRITFGDVLTLGWQPMLMVCSAVVLTICFGVIMARWLGFSKEFGTLTGGSVAICGASAAMAISSVLPQSEQAKRDTLFTVISVTTLSTLAMIFYPMISEALGLSEQEAGLFIGATIHDVAQVVGAGYSMSAEVGDLSTFVKLLRVAMLVPIVMTIGILIRRAASQKGENGSGSRVAIPGFLIGFVVLFVLNSLGWIPQDIAQPLAGSSSWLLLTAIAALGVRTQLKDILSVGWKPVLLVVLETAFIALLVIAYLLLMG, encoded by the coding sequence ATGGCTGCCGACACCCACTCTCCGGTAATGGGCCTGCTGCACCGCCTCGACGGCACCCGCAAACGCTATTTTCCCGGCATTTGCGTGGCCGCCACCATCGGCATTGCCGCCAGTTTTCTGTCTCAGCATTACGGCGCTCCCGCCATGCTGATGGCCCTGCTGCTGGGGCTGGCCTTCAATTTTCTCAGCCATGAAACCCAGTGCGCCCCCGGCCTGGAGCTGTCGGCCAAAACCGTGCTGCGCCTGGGCGTGGCCCTGCTGGGCCTGCGCATCACCTTTGGCGACGTGCTTACGCTTGGCTGGCAACCCATGCTGATGGTGTGCTCCGCGGTGGTGCTGACCATCTGCTTTGGTGTGATCATGGCGCGCTGGCTGGGCTTTTCAAAGGAGTTCGGCACCCTCACCGGTGGCTCGGTGGCCATTTGCGGCGCCTCGGCGGCCATGGCCATCAGCAGTGTGCTGCCCCAGAGCGAGCAGGCCAAGCGCGACACCCTGTTTACCGTGATCAGCGTCACCACCCTCAGCACCCTGGCGATGATTTTCTACCCCATGATCAGCGAAGCGCTGGGCCTGTCGGAGCAGGAAGCCGGCCTGTTTATCGGCGCCACCATTCACGACGTGGCCCAGGTGGTGGGCGCCGGTTACAGCATGTCCGCCGAGGTGGGTGACCTCAGTACCTTTGTGAAGCTGCTGCGGGTGGCCATGCTGGTGCCCATCGTGATGACCATCGGCATTCTGATCCGTCGCGCCGCCAGCCAAAAGGGCGAAAACGGCAGTGGCAGCCGAGTGGCCATTCCCGGGTTTCTGATTGGCTTTGTGGTGCTGTTCGTGCTCAACAGCCTGGGATGGATTCCCCAGGACATCGCCCAGCCCCTGGCCGGCAGTTCATCCTGGCTGCTGCTCACCGCCATTGCCGCCCTGGGCGTGCGCACCCAGCTCAAGGACATTCTGTCGGTGGGCTGGAAACCGGTGCTGCTGGTGGTGCTGGAAACCGCCTTTATCGCCCTGCTGGTGATCGCCTACCTGCTGCTGATGGGCTGA